The genomic segment GTTAATGACACCTGTCATCACTCCAACACCAAGACCCGCCATGATGGTTATAATCAGAGGATACTGGCCCGGATGTGCCAAGGTAGCGACAACAACCGAGACCAGCGCGATTAACGACCCAGAAGAGAGATCGATTCCCGTTGTGATGATAACAAAGGTAACGCCAATCGCCACAATCCCGACCACCGACATCTGTCTGACAATGTTAAACAAATTTTCCGATGTCAAGAAAGTCGGAGCCAAAATGGAGATGAGGATCATTAATGCGATTAAGATCAACAGCATTCCATAGCGGCTCAACAACACGGCAAGCTTGAAACGGCCGTTCTTAGCCGTAGACTTCTGTTTCGTTAATGCTGCTTGTTCACTCATTTTTACCATCCTTCGTTATATTTCTTTTTGCCAGCAACACTCGATAACATCCCCCATGAAAGAAATACCGCTTTACTCACGCTGCGAACAGTAATTTTTCACAATTAGAACGATAAGGACACATCACCAGGATATGTCCTCACCGCCCACTCCTATACTGTGATCAATTACTTGGCCCACTTTTTCACATATTCTTCCACATTATCTTTCGTTACCAGTTCATAAGGTACCCAAACATTCTTCTCCACCGCTTCACCTTTTGCCGCTTTAATCGCCGTTTCCAAGCCAGATTGGCCTTGACCGTCGGCATTCTGGTATACCGTAACCTGCAATTTCCCGGACTTTACGAACTCCAAGGCGTCCGGAGTAGCGTCCACACCGGCGAAAATAATATTCTTGGCTTTACCTGCAGCCTCAGCAGCCATAATGGCGCCGATTGCCATTTCATCGTTGTTGGACACAACCGCATCGATCTTCTTGCCGGAATTCAGCCAGTTCTCCATGAGTGCCATGCCCTTAGCGCGGTCCCAGGACGCAGTGCCTTCCAAAACAACTTTCATGTCAGGGTTATTAGCGATGATCTGTTTGTTGCCTTCTGTTCTCTTAATTTCCGCCTCCTGGCCTAATTGCCCGTTCATAATGGCAATGTTGCCTTTTCCGTTCAGCAGTTTTACAACTTGCTCCATCTGCATCGTACCAGCTTTAATGGATTCCGATCCGACGTATGCCGTCGCTTTATCCACACCTTCAAACCACCTATTGACAACGACGATCGGAATATTCGCTTTATTGGCTCTGTCGACCATATCCACTGCAGACACAGTATCGACGGGAACGATGACGATCGCGTTCACCTTTTGTGAAATAAGGGTCTCGATTTGAGATAATTGTTTGTTAGCATCATTCTGAGCATCCACGTAGGTAACATCAACGTTTTGCTGTGTACTCTGATATTTCTTCATACCTTCCTGTAAATAACTCAACCATTTATCGCTAAAGTCTGGAAGAGCCGCACCGATAACGATCTTCTTATTATCGTTCGAAGTTCCGCCCGCCTGTTTGGAATCGCTTGAAGCTGCCTTATCGGCAGTTCCTTGCGCGGTCGAGCCGCCTCCGTTGGAGCAGCCGGCGAATACTAATGTTAAACAAATCAAACTCAAAAACAATACCGAAATTTTTGTCGCTTTCATGAATTTACTCCCCCTCAATTAAAATTGGAAATGACATGAGTGTTGACTTCTTAAGTACGCTGGATTTGCGAACGGGTCGCACCTTCTCGATACCCTCTGTTTTATCTCACCCCCCACCAAAATCAACCCTCAATTTTCTGGATGCAACCGTTTTCAAATTTTTTTGAGAAAATTATAGTCTGCTATGTTAGCTAAATAAAGGAAATCGTTTTACCTTAAATTTTCATGATAGATACTACAAAATTCTTAAATAAACTAATAAATTCAATAGAAATTACAGTAACCACAGATAATCACTTGTATATTAACAAGGTCTTTTTGATTAAGCGCTTACCTAAGACAATAATAGAAGATTTGCTTTTAGAAATCAACAGTTTTTTTAGTAAATTTAATTTAACTTTTCATTCCTTTAAGAATGACCATATTTTTGTTGGTAACGCTCCCGGAATCGCTGGCCCATCGCATAGCAAATGTCCCAAAGATCCGCTACGGGTTGTCTGGTGAACGGTTGGGTATACATATACCCCGGTGGGCCAAATTCCGGCGTACATGTCACAAAGGGGAGGCCGGCAGCTTTATGGATGCTGCAAATCTCATCCCACCACTATTCATGTCTTCACAGCGCATATTCATACTCCGGTACACGAAAATCTGGAACCTGCGGTCCATGCTTGTATCCTACCCGCGCATGAATATGGATGACATGCCGCATCGCCAGTGACAAACTTTCCTCATGATCGGGCAACATCGATTCGCAAACGTTGCACCAGTGACTGAAGTCGGCAACGATATGAAGTTCCGGCAAATCCTGAAGCAATTTTGCCGTACTCCAAGGCGTGAATGTGGCTCTGCCTCGATGAGTTTCATGACCGAGTGGGACGCCAATATGCTTCTCGAGACGTATGGCATGACGAAAAAAGCTTACCTGCTCCTCATGAGGCATGGAATCTTTGGCGCTTTGCGAATTTATTAATACCGGTTGAGTTTCCAACGACGCGATATGAGCCTCCGCCGAATCCGGGTATGGTTTCTCATTGTCCTCGCATCCGGAGTACACATGCAGGATCAACTCCAAACCGTATTGATCCAAAAGCTCCCTGAAACGCGATTCTTCTGCTACGGTCGGCAACTGTAATACGCGAGGATTCCAACCGCGATGAGCGAGACGAACCAAATAATTGTTTCCCGTATGGCCGGACCGTCCTTCCGCTTCATCAATTCCTTCAATCGCCGCCTAGGAATCGGGCATGTGTACCACTCGGCCCCTACAAGACCTTTTTCATACGCGAGCTTGCCTTCCGGCCCGGTAAGGCTATATTCCTTCTTTTTTTGCTTGACGCCAATTGATTCTCTTCCTCGTGAATTTGTTTTTCTTCGTGATGCGGCTTTATCTATATCG from the Ferviditalea candida genome contains:
- a CDS encoding sugar ABC transporter substrate-binding protein; amino-acid sequence: MKATKISVLFLSLICLTLVFAGCSNGGGSTAQGTADKAASSDSKQAGGTSNDNKKIVIGAALPDFSDKWLSYLQEGMKKYQSTQQNVDVTYVDAQNDANKQLSQIETLISQKVNAIVIVPVDTVSAVDMVDRANKANIPIVVVNRWFEGVDKATAYVGSESIKAGTMQMEQVVKLLNGKGNIAIMNGQLGQEAEIKRTEGNKQIIANNPDMKVVLEGTASWDRAKGMALMENWLNSGKKIDAVVSNNDEMAIGAIMAAEAAGKAKNIIFAGVDATPDALEFVKSGKLQVTVYQNADGQGQSGLETAIKAAKGEAVEKNVWVPYELVTKDNVEEYVKKWAK